Proteins encoded together in one Streptomyces sp. B1I3 window:
- the lgt gene encoding prolipoprotein diacylglyceryl transferase: MNLASIPSPSTGVIELGPIPLRGYAFCIIIGVFVAVWFGNKRWIARGGRAGTVADIAVWAVPFGLVGGRLYHVITDYQLYFSDGEDWVDAFKIWEGGLGIWGAIALGAVGAWIGCRRRGIPLPAWADALAPGIAFAQAIGRWGNWFNQELYGRLTDVPWALKISEGTNRVAGTYHPTFLYESLWCVGVALLVIWADRRFRLGHGRAFALYVAAYCTGRAWIEYMRVDEAHHVLGLRLNVWTAVIVFVLAVTYIVISAKVRPGREEVVEPHAAEPAEGAEPDTGKPAEAEAGADAPDSDTADAEAKDPEDDGAPQKADQS; encoded by the coding sequence ATGAACCTTGCCTCCATTCCCAGCCCGTCGACCGGGGTGATCGAGCTCGGCCCGATCCCGCTCCGCGGCTATGCGTTCTGCATCATCATCGGTGTCTTCGTCGCCGTCTGGTTCGGCAACAAGCGCTGGATCGCCAGAGGCGGCCGCGCCGGCACCGTCGCCGACATCGCCGTGTGGGCCGTGCCCTTCGGCCTTGTCGGCGGCAGGCTCTACCACGTCATCACCGACTACCAGCTGTACTTCAGCGACGGTGAGGACTGGGTGGACGCCTTCAAGATCTGGGAGGGCGGACTCGGTATCTGGGGCGCCATCGCGCTCGGCGCGGTCGGTGCCTGGATCGGCTGCCGCCGCCGTGGGATCCCGCTGCCCGCCTGGGCCGACGCGCTGGCCCCCGGGATCGCCTTCGCGCAGGCGATCGGCCGCTGGGGCAACTGGTTCAACCAGGAGCTGTACGGCAGGCTGACGGACGTGCCGTGGGCGCTGAAGATCAGCGAGGGCACGAACCGGGTGGCGGGCACCTACCACCCGACGTTCCTGTACGAGTCCCTGTGGTGCGTCGGCGTCGCCCTGCTCGTCATCTGGGCCGACCGCCGCTTCAGGCTCGGGCACGGCCGGGCGTTCGCGCTGTACGTCGCGGCCTACTGCACGGGCCGTGCGTGGATCGAGTACATGCGCGTCGACGAGGCGCACCACGTGCTGGGCCTCCGGCTCAACGTGTGGACCGCCGTCATCGTCTTCGTCCTGGCGGTGACGTACATCGTGATCTCGGCCAAGGTGCGTCCCGGCCGCGAGGAGGTCGTCGAACCCCACGCCGCGGAGCCGGCCGAGGGCGCCGAGCCGGACACCGGGAAGCCCGCCGAGGCCGAGGCCGGCGCGGACGCCCCGGACTCGGACACCGCCGACGCGGAGGCGAAGGATCCCGAGGACGACGGGGCCCCGCAGAAGGCCGACCAGAGCTGA
- the rbsK gene encoding ribokinase, whose product MTAIAVLGSTNMDLVAYVPRAPGRGETVTGREFRTVPGGKGANQAVAAARAGGDVVMIGAVGTDEYGSRLRANLEHAGVDTDLLHTAAGPSGTAHIVVDDEGTNAIVVIPGANGTVTGLGPGENAAVAAADLLLLQLELPLSAVTEAARSARARGVRTILTPSPVQPLPSGLLDCVDLLVPNEHEAAALTGCEDPYAAARTLLLQVPQVVITLGRKGCLYAARGGEPVLFPAPEVTAVDTTGAGDTFVGTLAVALGEGRSVPEALAWASSAAALCVQKPGASTSMPYRSEIDAA is encoded by the coding sequence ATGACTGCGATCGCGGTGCTCGGCAGCACCAACATGGACCTCGTCGCCTACGTCCCCAGGGCACCCGGGCGCGGGGAGACCGTCACCGGGCGGGAGTTCCGGACCGTCCCCGGTGGCAAGGGCGCCAACCAGGCCGTCGCCGCGGCGCGCGCGGGCGGTGACGTGGTGATGATCGGCGCCGTCGGGACGGACGAGTACGGTTCGCGGCTCCGGGCGAATCTGGAGCACGCGGGCGTGGACACGGACCTGCTGCACACCGCCGCCGGTCCCAGTGGCACCGCTCACATCGTCGTCGACGACGAGGGCACCAACGCGATCGTGGTGATCCCGGGCGCCAACGGCACCGTGACCGGGCTCGGCCCGGGCGAGAACGCGGCCGTCGCCGCGGCGGACCTGCTTCTGCTCCAGCTGGAGCTGCCGCTCTCCGCCGTCACCGAAGCGGCCCGGAGCGCCCGGGCCCGGGGGGTGCGGACGATCCTCACCCCTTCCCCCGTACAGCCCTTGCCGTCCGGACTCCTGGACTGCGTCGACCTGCTGGTCCCGAACGAGCACGAGGCCGCCGCGCTCACCGGGTGCGAGGACCCGTACGCGGCGGCAAGAACGCTTCTCCTCCAGGTCCCGCAGGTAGTGATCACACTCGGCCGGAAGGGCTGCCTGTACGCGGCCAGGGGTGGTGAGCCGGTCCTGTTCCCCGCCCCCGAGGTCACGGCCGTCGACACGACCGGGGCCGGGGACACCTTCGTCGGCACGCTGGCCGTGGCCCTCGGCGAGGGCCGCTCCGTACCCGAGGCACTCGCCTGGGCGTCGTCGGCCGCCGCCCTCTGCGTGCAGAAGCCGGGCGCGTCGACGTCGATGCCGTACCGAAGCGAGATCGATGCCGCATGA
- the trpA gene encoding tryptophan synthase subunit alpha, with amino-acid sequence MTTGTHTGTIGLLGETFARARSEDRAALIVYLPGGFPTVDAGIEAVKAAVAGGADIVEVGLPHSDPVLDGPVIQTADDIALRGGVRIADIMRTVREAYEATGVPILVMTYWNPIDRYGVERFTAELAAAGGAGCILPDLPVQESALWREHAEKHGLATVFVVAPSSKDERLATITAAGSGFVYASSLMGVTGTRESVGEQAQDLVRRTRATTDLPVCVGIGVSTAEHAQQVAGFADGVIVGSAFVKRMLDAPDEEAGLTAVRALAGELAEGVRKR; translated from the coding sequence ATGACCACCGGTACGCACACCGGCACCATCGGCCTGCTGGGCGAGACGTTCGCACGAGCGCGCTCCGAGGACAGGGCCGCGCTCATCGTCTACCTCCCCGGCGGCTTCCCCACCGTCGACGCCGGCATCGAGGCGGTCAAGGCGGCCGTGGCGGGGGGCGCCGACATCGTCGAGGTGGGGCTCCCGCACAGCGACCCGGTTCTCGACGGGCCGGTCATCCAGACCGCCGACGACATCGCGCTGCGGGGCGGCGTCAGGATCGCCGACATCATGCGCACGGTCCGCGAGGCGTACGAGGCGACGGGCGTCCCGATCCTCGTCATGACGTACTGGAACCCCATCGACCGGTACGGCGTCGAGCGCTTCACCGCCGAGCTCGCCGCGGCCGGTGGCGCCGGGTGCATCCTGCCCGACCTGCCGGTCCAGGAGTCCGCTCTCTGGCGCGAGCACGCCGAGAAGCACGGTCTCGCCACCGTCTTCGTCGTCGCGCCGAGCAGCAAGGACGAGCGTCTCGCCACCATCACGGCGGCGGGTTCCGGCTTCGTGTACGCCTCCTCCCTGATGGGGGTCACCGGCACCCGTGAATCGGTCGGGGAGCAGGCCCAGGACCTGGTCCGGCGTACCCGCGCCACCACCGACCTCCCGGTCTGCGTCGGCATCGGCGTCTCCACGGCCGAACACGCCCAGCAGGTCGCGGGCTTCGCCGACGGCGTGATCGTCGGTTCGGCCTTCGTCAAGCGGATGCTCGACGCCCCGGACGAGGAGGCCGGTCTCACCGCCGTCCGCGCCCTGGCGGGCGAACTGGCCGAAGGCGTTCGAAAGCGCTGA
- a CDS encoding CoA ester lyase: MNASVRNPRPPALTWLYAPGDRPDVVRKALGSGADVVIVDLEDAVARDRKEYARAATAELLADPVTADPLAVPVHVRVHGEQDVKALVGLPGLSGFRLPKITHAASVHHVAALAPGVPLYPLLESALAIEHAYSIAGAHHAVRGIALGEADLRADLGVREEAGLDWPRSRAVVAARAAGLDPPVMSVFPDIRDLPGLRSSCARGRGLGLLGRAAIHPRQLPVIEQAFRPTAREVEAAEQILEASRTQAGAQALPDGRFVDAAVVATAERTLTLARRS, from the coding sequence GTGAACGCGAGCGTACGAAACCCGCGGCCGCCCGCACTGACCTGGCTCTACGCCCCCGGGGACCGGCCGGACGTGGTCCGTAAGGCGCTCGGCTCGGGCGCGGACGTGGTGATCGTCGACCTGGAGGACGCGGTGGCCCGGGACCGCAAGGAGTACGCCCGGGCGGCGACCGCGGAGCTCCTCGCGGATCCGGTCACGGCGGACCCGCTGGCCGTGCCGGTCCATGTGCGGGTGCACGGCGAGCAGGACGTGAAGGCCCTGGTGGGGCTGCCGGGGCTGTCCGGGTTCCGGCTGCCCAAGATCACGCATGCGGCGTCCGTGCACCATGTGGCGGCACTGGCGCCGGGGGTGCCGCTGTATCCGCTGCTGGAGTCGGCGCTCGCGATCGAGCACGCCTACTCGATCGCCGGGGCGCATCACGCCGTACGGGGCATCGCGCTGGGCGAGGCGGACCTGCGGGCCGATCTGGGCGTACGGGAGGAGGCCGGGCTCGACTGGCCCCGCAGCCGGGCGGTGGTCGCCGCCCGGGCGGCCGGGCTCGACCCGCCCGTCATGTCGGTCTTCCCGGACATCCGGGACCTGCCGGGGCTGCGGTCGTCGTGTGCGCGGGGACGGGGGCTGGGGCTGCTCGGCCGGGCGGCCATCCATCCCCGGCAGCTGCCCGTCATCGAGCAGGCGTTCAGGCCCACGGCGCGGGAGGTCGAGGCGGCGGAGCAGATCCTGGAGGCGTCGCGGACGCAGGCGGGGGCCCAGGCGCTGCCCGACGGGAGGTTCGTGGACGCGGCGGTGGTGGCGACGGCGGAGCGGACCCTGACGCTGGCGCGGCGGAGCTGA
- a CDS encoding ADP-ribosylglycohydrolase family protein, whose product MTVRLTWVQPEDLVGHELRQAAQDGRDAGDIERRWYAAGGAPAPERAGASRPPAPRGLRVLAGQLLDELGGRESPLAGDEPTALSAIRAACPRWPAPRTRAVSLGPERLHAAWLGRAAGCLLGKPVEKLPLAGIRALARATGNWPLTTWFTARGLPAGLAAAYPWNRRSAPTSLAENIDGMPEDDDLNYPLLTLRLLQRYGHGFSTADLARLWLDELPAGRVFTAERIAYRNLLDGIEPPDSARHRNPFREWIGAQIRADVHGWTHPADPAAAAAQAHRDAVLTHTANGVYGAMFTAAALAEAAGGETDVHGCLAAGLRVVPPRSRYARAVRLGIGTARGEPDFDVVVDRLHAAYASTHHWVHVLPNAALLAAALTHADGDFGRSIRCAVSGGWDTDSNGATAGSLAGLLAGRPSALPDHWTAPLKNRLSTSVPGFDAIGFDTLAELTYQEVRRP is encoded by the coding sequence GTGACCGTACGGCTGACATGGGTCCAGCCCGAGGACCTGGTGGGGCACGAACTGCGGCAGGCGGCGCAGGACGGCCGGGACGCCGGGGACATCGAGCGGCGCTGGTACGCGGCCGGCGGCGCCCCCGCCCCGGAGCGCGCGGGCGCTTCCCGGCCTCCCGCGCCGCGCGGGCTGCGCGTGCTCGCCGGGCAGTTGCTCGACGAACTGGGCGGACGGGAGAGCCCGTTGGCGGGCGACGAGCCGACCGCCCTGTCCGCGATCCGGGCCGCCTGCCCACGCTGGCCGGCGCCCCGCACCCGGGCCGTGTCCCTCGGGCCCGAGCGTCTGCACGCCGCCTGGCTCGGCCGGGCCGCCGGCTGTCTGCTCGGCAAACCCGTCGAGAAGCTGCCGCTCGCCGGCATCCGCGCCCTGGCCCGTGCCACCGGCAACTGGCCGCTCACCACCTGGTTCACCGCACGGGGGCTGCCCGCCGGACTTGCCGCCGCGTACCCGTGGAACCGCCGCTCGGCGCCCACCTCACTCGCCGAGAACATCGACGGCATGCCCGAGGACGACGACCTCAACTACCCGCTGCTGACCTTGCGGTTGCTCCAGCGGTACGGGCACGGGTTCAGCACGGCCGATCTCGCCCGGCTCTGGCTCGACGAACTCCCGGCGGGCCGTGTCTTCACCGCCGAGCGCATCGCGTACCGCAATCTCCTCGACGGCATCGAACCGCCGGACAGCGCCCGCCACCGCAACCCGTTCCGCGAGTGGATCGGCGCCCAGATCAGGGCCGACGTGCACGGCTGGACGCATCCCGCGGACCCGGCCGCCGCCGCCGCGCAGGCCCACCGGGACGCGGTGCTCACCCACACGGCCAACGGGGTGTACGGGGCGATGTTCACGGCCGCCGCACTCGCCGAGGCGGCCGGGGGCGAGACGGACGTCCACGGCTGCCTGGCGGCCGGGCTGCGCGTGGTGCCGCCGCGCTCCCGGTACGCGCGCGCGGTGCGCCTCGGCATCGGGACGGCGCGCGGTGAACCGGACTTCGACGTGGTCGTGGACCGGCTCCACGCCGCCTACGCGTCCACCCACCACTGGGTGCACGTCCTGCCCAACGCGGCGCTGCTGGCCGCCGCCCTCACCCACGCGGACGGTGACTTCGGCCGCTCCATCCGCTGCGCGGTGTCCGGCGGCTGGGACACCGATTCCAACGGTGCCACGGCGGGATCGCTCGCGGGCCTGCTGGCCGGACGGCCCTCCGCGCTGCCCGACCACTGGACCGCGCCCCTCAAGAACCGCCTCTCCACATCCGTTCCCGGCTTCGACGCCATCGGCTTCGACACCCTCGCCGAACTGACCTACCAGGAGGTACGCCGCCCATGA
- a CDS encoding ADP-ribosylglycohydrolase family protein produces MTPKPPASSTAGTTTTALTLDDRITGALVGAAVGDALGGPVEGWTPEQIAERHGGRVTGVVGPWHGDDWRTARPIAPYHKGDGHVTDDTLMTHALVRVYGAVRDHLDAYSVADHLVPDLMSRPRWIPELEAEALPLQRIFLAEKWIVTRLHYGHADPREAGSGNIVNCGAAMYMAPVGLVNAAHPEAAYAEALDVAGAHQSSYGREAAGVLAAGVAAACAPGATPASVVGTCLALAKDGTRSAIEAVCETAGRYSDFESALAPLRAAVAPFDTVGPHYRDPSLGARRPSRLHSVEELPIALGMLLVGGGDYRLSVLGSVNYGRDCDSIATMSGALAGALHGEQAIPEAWAKTVAEASRLDLHAPARTLTEVAREIFARDTARRRSHEAAFASLAGER; encoded by the coding sequence ATGACACCCAAACCGCCCGCATCGTCCACGGCAGGCACGACCACCACGGCACTCACTCTCGATGACCGCATCACCGGCGCGCTCGTCGGCGCGGCCGTCGGTGACGCGCTCGGCGGACCCGTCGAAGGCTGGACCCCGGAGCAGATCGCCGAGCGCCACGGCGGCCGGGTGACCGGCGTCGTCGGCCCCTGGCACGGGGACGACTGGCGGACCGCGCGCCCCATCGCCCCGTACCACAAGGGCGACGGGCACGTCACCGACGACACCCTCATGACGCACGCGCTGGTCCGGGTCTACGGCGCGGTCCGCGACCACCTCGACGCGTACTCCGTGGCGGACCACCTCGTACCGGACCTGATGTCCCGTCCCCGCTGGATCCCCGAGCTGGAGGCGGAGGCGCTCCCCCTGCAGCGGATCTTCCTCGCCGAGAAGTGGATCGTCACGCGCCTGCACTACGGGCACGCCGATCCCCGTGAGGCGGGGTCCGGGAACATCGTCAACTGCGGGGCGGCGATGTACATGGCCCCGGTGGGCCTGGTGAACGCCGCCCACCCCGAGGCCGCGTACGCGGAGGCACTGGACGTGGCGGGGGCCCATCAGTCCTCGTACGGACGGGAGGCGGCCGGGGTGCTCGCCGCGGGCGTCGCCGCCGCCTGCGCCCCGGGTGCCACACCCGCCTCCGTCGTCGGGACCTGCCTGGCGCTCGCCAAGGACGGCACCCGCTCGGCGATCGAGGCGGTGTGCGAGACGGCGGGGCGCTACTCGGACTTCGAGTCGGCGCTGGCCCCGCTGCGCGCCGCCGTGGCCCCGTTCGACACCGTCGGCCCGCACTACCGCGACCCCTCGCTCGGCGCCCGCCGCCCGTCCCGGCTGCACTCCGTCGAGGAGCTGCCGATCGCGCTCGGCATGCTGCTCGTCGGCGGGGGCGACTACCGGCTCTCGGTGCTCGGTTCGGTCAACTACGGGCGCGACTGCGACTCGATCGCCACGATGAGCGGCGCCCTCGCGGGCGCCCTCCACGGGGAGCAGGCGATCCCCGAGGCCTGGGCGAAGACGGTGGCCGAGGCCAGCCGGCTCGACCTGCACGCCCCGGCGCGGACGCTGACGGAGGTCGCCCGCGAGATCTTCGCACGGGACACGGCCCGGCGCCGCTCGCACGAAGCGGCGTTCGCCTCGCTGGCGGGCGAGCGGTGA
- the trpB gene encoding tryptophan synthase subunit beta, with protein sequence MSSDFFIPDPEGLIPSAEGYFGAFGGKFIPEALVAAVDEVAVEYDKAKADPAFAAELNELMVNYTGRPSALTEVPRFAEHAGGARVFLKREDLNHTGSHKINNVLGQALLTRRMGKTRVIAETGAGQHGVATATACALFGLECTIYMGEIDTERQALNVARMRMLGAEVIAVKSGSRTLKDAINEAFRDWVANVDRTHYLFGTVAGPHPFPAMVRDFHRVIGVEARRQLLERTGRLPDAAVACVGGGSNAIGLFHAFIPDAGVRLIGCEPAGHGVETGEHAATLTAGEPGILHGSRSYVLQDDEGQITEPYSISAGLDYPGIGPEHAYLKDVGRGEYRAVTDDAAMQALRLLSRTEGIIPAIESAHALAGALEVGQELGKEGLILINLSGRGDKDMDTAARYFGLYDIDGEVAADAEGEPQS encoded by the coding sequence ATGTCGTCCGACTTCTTCATTCCGGACCCCGAGGGTCTGATTCCCAGCGCCGAGGGGTACTTCGGCGCGTTCGGCGGCAAGTTCATCCCGGAGGCGCTGGTCGCCGCCGTGGACGAGGTGGCCGTCGAATACGACAAGGCCAAGGCCGATCCGGCCTTCGCCGCCGAGCTCAACGAGCTCATGGTCAACTACACCGGCCGGCCCAGCGCGCTGACCGAGGTCCCGCGCTTCGCCGAGCACGCCGGGGGCGCACGGGTCTTCCTCAAGCGGGAGGACCTCAACCACACCGGCTCGCACAAGATCAACAACGTGCTGGGCCAGGCGCTCCTCACCAGGCGCATGGGCAAGACCCGGGTCATCGCCGAGACCGGCGCGGGCCAGCACGGTGTCGCCACGGCGACCGCCTGCGCCCTCTTCGGACTCGAGTGCACCATCTACATGGGCGAGATCGACACCGAGCGGCAGGCGCTGAACGTGGCGCGGATGCGGATGCTCGGCGCCGAGGTCATCGCCGTGAAGTCCGGCTCCCGGACGCTCAAGGACGCCATCAACGAGGCGTTCCGCGACTGGGTCGCCAACGTGGACCGCACGCACTACCTCTTCGGCACGGTCGCGGGCCCCCACCCGTTCCCGGCCATGGTCCGCGACTTCCACCGGGTGATCGGGGTCGAGGCCCGCCGCCAGCTGCTCGAGCGCACCGGCCGGCTGCCCGACGCCGCGGTCGCCTGTGTCGGCGGCGGTTCCAACGCCATCGGCCTCTTCCACGCCTTCATCCCGGACGCGGGAGTCCGGCTCATCGGCTGCGAGCCCGCCGGACACGGCGTGGAGACCGGCGAGCACGCGGCGACCCTGACCGCGGGCGAACCCGGCATCCTGCACGGCTCACGCTCCTACGTCCTGCAGGACGACGAGGGCCAGATCACCGAGCCGTACTCGATCTCGGCCGGCCTGGACTACCCGGGCATCGGCCCGGAGCACGCCTACCTCAAGGACGTCGGCCGCGGCGAGTACCGCGCGGTCACCGACGACGCCGCCATGCAGGCGCTGCGCCTGCTCTCCCGCACCGAGGGGATCATCCCGGCCATCGAGAGCGCGCACGCGCTGGCCGGGGCGCTGGAGGTCGGGCAGGAGCTCGGCAAGGAAGGGCTGATCCTGATCAACCTCTCCGGCCGTGGCGACAAGGACATGGACACGGCGGCCCGCTACTTCGGGCTGTACGACATCGACGGCGAGGTCGCCGCCGACGCGGAGGGGGAGCCCCAGTCATGA
- a CDS encoding CaiB/BaiF CoA-transferase family protein, with amino-acid sequence MSTTTAPLSGLRVLDLATLFAGPLAATMLGDFGAEVIKVEHPRKPDPSRGHGPAKDGIGLWWKLLGRNKRTLTLDLSSPGGRDLLLRLAEETDVIIENFRPGTLERWGVGWEELHAVNPRLVLARVTGFGQSGPYAHRPGFGTLAEAMSGFAAVTGEPDGPPTLPPFGLADSIAALATAYAVMTALSGRDLTGLGQVVDLAIIEPILTVLGPQPLWYDQLGYVQPRTGNRSRNNAPRNTYRTCDGHWVAVSTSAQSVAERVMRLVGRPELIEEPWFATGTTRAEHADELDDAVGHWIARRTREDVVSAFDKAEAAVAPIQDVRDVMEDPQYRALGTITEIDDPELGPLRMQNVLFRLSRTPGSIRWAGRPHGADTDEILTELGLSAPRIAALRAEGAL; translated from the coding sequence ATGAGCACGACGACAGCTCCTCTGTCCGGCCTGCGGGTGCTGGACCTCGCCACGCTGTTCGCCGGGCCTCTCGCGGCCACCATGCTGGGCGACTTCGGGGCCGAGGTGATCAAGGTCGAACACCCCCGCAAGCCCGACCCCTCGCGCGGGCACGGCCCCGCGAAGGACGGCATCGGCCTGTGGTGGAAACTTCTCGGCCGCAACAAGCGCACGCTGACGCTCGACCTGTCCAGCCCGGGCGGGCGGGACCTGCTGCTGCGCCTGGCCGAGGAGACCGATGTGATCATCGAGAACTTCCGGCCCGGGACCCTCGAACGCTGGGGCGTGGGCTGGGAGGAGCTGCACGCCGTCAATCCCCGCCTGGTGCTGGCCAGGGTCACGGGCTTCGGCCAGTCCGGGCCGTACGCCCACCGGCCCGGCTTCGGCACGCTCGCCGAGGCGATGAGCGGCTTCGCCGCCGTCACCGGGGAGCCGGACGGTCCGCCGACCCTGCCGCCGTTCGGACTCGCCGACTCGATCGCGGCCCTCGCCACGGCGTACGCGGTGATGACGGCCCTGTCGGGGCGCGACCTCACGGGGCTCGGGCAGGTGGTCGACCTGGCGATCATCGAGCCGATCCTGACGGTGCTGGGGCCCCAGCCGCTCTGGTACGACCAGCTCGGCTACGTCCAGCCGCGCACGGGCAACCGCTCCCGCAACAACGCCCCGCGCAACACCTACCGGACCTGTGACGGTCACTGGGTGGCCGTCTCCACCTCGGCCCAGTCGGTCGCCGAGCGCGTCATGCGGCTGGTGGGCCGCCCGGAGCTGATCGAGGAGCCCTGGTTCGCGACCGGGACCACGCGCGCCGAGCACGCGGACGAGCTCGACGACGCCGTGGGCCACTGGATCGCCCGACGCACCCGGGAGGACGTGGTGTCGGCGTTCGACAAGGCGGAGGCGGCCGTCGCGCCGATCCAGGACGTACGGGACGTGATGGAGGATCCCCAGTACCGGGCGCTGGGCACGATCACCGAGATCGACGATCCGGAGCTGGGGCCGCTGAGGATGCAGAACGTGCTCTTCCGGCTCTCCCGGACACCGGGGTCGATCCGCTGGGCGGGCCGGCCGCACGGGGCGGACACGGACGAGATCCTGACGGAGCTGGGCCTGTCGGCGCCGAGGATCGCGGCGCTGCGGGCCGAGGGCGCGTTGTGA
- a CDS encoding thioredoxin domain-containing protein: MSEKNEERKRTARDRLVQQREQDRARERRRRTLIVSTAVVGVLALAAVIGLIAANAGKNDEDSDAGPAVTPSGATGKDGLAIQVGADDAPSTLTIWEDFRCPVCAQFENAFRGTIAELADSGRIKVEYHLATIIDGNLGGDGSLRAANAAACAQDVGRFAPYHDVLYRNQPAESDDAFGDNGKLIELAGKVDGLDTAAFRSCVQDGTHDSWVEKSSKAFTSGGFQGTPTALLNGESIFPKKGDEEISVAHLEKWVAEANKGRKPGTVTATPSAS, from the coding sequence GTGAGCGAGAAGAACGAAGAGCGAAAGAGAACCGCGCGTGACCGGCTCGTCCAGCAGCGTGAGCAGGACCGGGCCAGGGAGCGCCGCCGCCGCACGCTGATCGTCTCGACCGCGGTGGTGGGCGTCCTGGCCCTGGCCGCCGTGATCGGCCTGATCGCCGCCAACGCGGGCAAGAACGACGAGGACAGCGACGCCGGGCCGGCCGTCACCCCGTCCGGGGCGACCGGCAAGGACGGACTCGCCATCCAGGTCGGAGCCGACGACGCCCCGTCCACGCTCACGATCTGGGAGGACTTCCGCTGCCCGGTCTGCGCCCAGTTCGAGAACGCCTTCCGGGGCACGATCGCCGAGCTGGCGGACAGCGGCCGCATCAAGGTGGAGTACCACCTGGCCACGATCATCGACGGCAACCTCGGCGGTGACGGATCTCTGCGGGCGGCCAACGCGGCGGCCTGCGCCCAGGACGTCGGCAGATTCGCCCCGTACCACGACGTCCTCTACCGCAACCAGCCCGCCGAGAGCGACGACGCCTTCGGCGACAACGGCAAGCTGATCGAGCTGGCCGGCAAGGTGGACGGTCTGGACACCGCCGCCTTCCGCAGCTGTGTCCAGGACGGCACGCACGACAGCTGGGTCGAGAAGTCCAGCAAGGCCTTCACCTCGGGGGGATTCCAGGGGACACCGACCGCCCTGCTCAACGGGGAGTCGATCTTCCCGAAGAAGGGGGACGAGGAGATCTCCGTCGCCCACCTCGAGAAGTGGGTGGCCGAGGCGAACAAGGGCAGGAAGCCGGGCACGGTCACAGCGACGCCCTCGGCCTCCTAG